In Yersinia enterocolitica subsp. enterocolitica, one DNA window encodes the following:
- the sohB gene encoding protease SohB: MELFSLYGLFLAKVVTIVVAIGAVVLLVVSQGMRKQGLRGELNLVPLGEQYKEMQREMRLARMSHAERKAWSKEFKKQQKADEKLKKQRAKSGAVAAVKPCLYVIDFKGSIDAHEVASLREEISAVLAVATAQDEVLLRLESPGGVVHGYGLAASQLERLRHKGIRLTVAVDKVAASGGYMMACVADRIISAPFAIIGSIGVVAQIPNFHRLLKKNDIDVELHTAGEFKRTLTLFGENTEQGREKFREDLNETHLLFKQFVHQQRPSLDIDAVATGEHWFGTQAKEKGLVDAIGTSDDLLIAEMDNHEVIGVRYSRRKRLMERFTGSAAESVDRLLLRWWQRGEKPLL, from the coding sequence GTGGAGTTATTTTCTCTGTACGGACTATTTCTCGCTAAAGTGGTGACCATCGTGGTCGCAATTGGAGCGGTTGTATTATTGGTTGTCAGCCAAGGAATGAGGAAACAAGGGTTACGGGGAGAACTCAATTTGGTCCCCCTCGGTGAGCAATATAAGGAAATGCAGCGTGAAATGCGTCTGGCGCGCATGAGCCATGCGGAGCGAAAAGCTTGGAGTAAAGAATTCAAAAAGCAGCAAAAAGCTGACGAAAAACTGAAGAAACAGCGCGCCAAATCTGGTGCAGTGGCGGCAGTAAAACCCTGTTTATATGTCATTGACTTCAAAGGCAGCATTGATGCCCATGAAGTGGCTTCATTACGCGAAGAGATTTCTGCGGTGCTGGCAGTGGCAACTGCACAAGATGAAGTGCTACTTCGTCTGGAAAGCCCTGGTGGCGTGGTTCACGGTTATGGTTTGGCGGCGTCGCAATTGGAACGTTTGCGTCATAAAGGTATACGTCTGACTGTTGCTGTGGATAAAGTCGCAGCCAGTGGCGGGTACATGATGGCTTGCGTGGCAGACCGTATCATTAGTGCACCTTTTGCTATTATTGGTTCTATTGGTGTTGTCGCCCAAATACCCAACTTCCATCGTTTACTTAAAAAGAACGATATTGACGTAGAACTGCATACCGCAGGTGAATTTAAGCGAACCCTTACCTTGTTTGGTGAAAATACCGAGCAAGGCCGCGAAAAATTCCGTGAAGATCTCAATGAAACGCACCTGCTGTTCAAGCAGTTCGTCCATCAACAGCGGCCGTCTTTGGATATCGATGCTGTTGCTACTGGTGAACATTGGTTTGGCACCCAAGCCAAAGAGAAAGGGCTGGTGGATGCCATTGGCACTAGCGATGACTTACTGATAGCTGAGATGGATAATCATGAAGTTATTGGTGTGCGTTATTCCCGTCGTAAACGTCTGATGGAGCGCTTTACAGGCAGTGCAGCGGAAAGTGTAGATCGTCTATTATTACGTTGGTGGCAGCGTGGTGAAAAACCACTATTATAA